The window AATGAACCTTGGGAAAAGTGGTTTAAGCTTTGCAAAGAACCCAGTGTTGGGGTGAGagtttaaaatgaaagaaaaatttcaGGCAGCCATGGGGCAAATAATGTGCTGGAAGTCATCTTGTATTGTCCAGGATAGATGTACACCATTAGCACATGCCAAATTAAAGAATGACTCAAAAATGAATTCCCAACTCAGCAGACGGGAATATGTAGAAAAAGAACATAAACGCCAATTGATAGCTGTAAATCTTGAATTCCATATGATTGCAGGAGAAAGAGCCACAACATGATTTCATCATTCCAATGTcttgaaaaaattctaaatgagtggattttatctttcttttgacCCTCCTACACTCATTTCTTTTCCTTGGAGAATGGTGTGGCAATTGAAGGTTCCTACAAGAGtagctttcttttcttggtcTACTTCCTTAGGTAAGATTTTAACAACAGATAACCTTCGCAAAAGGCATATTCTTGTTcttgattggtgttatatgtgtaaGAGTTGGGGGGAATTAGTGGATCGTCTTATTCTTCGTTGCCCCATAGCATATGATTTGTGGTCATTGGTATTCTGTTTGTTTGGAATTCACTGGGTTATGCCACATAAGGTTATTCAATTGTTTGAGTCTTGACGGGGTAAGTTTAGGCGACATTGCAATATAGACTTTTGGAGACTTGTGCCGCaatgcttgatgtggtgtataTGGCGTGAAAGGAATGTTAGAAGTTTTGAGGGATGTGAACATTCTATGCTAGagattaagtttttttttttttttttttttttttttttccgcaaACTCTCCTTGATTGGAGTGTAGCTTTGTCTCAttcttcttgtttttccttCCCTGTTCTACTTGATTATTGTAATTTTGGTTCCTAATTTTTGCTCCCACAGTACATCTCCAATGTACTCAGGTTGGCTAcctttttaataatattttacattgcctatcaaaagaaaaaattccaaatgaGAGACCCCTTATCATTTACAAGAATCCACCCAAAGACTAACACTGAATCTGAATTCCTTTGCTAACTAACTAGCTCTCGACATACTTCTCCATACACCGCAGCCATAGATTTTCAAATAAGAACAGTATCTTAAACCTCAACCACTTATGCCATATTAAGCTACAATTCTAGATATTGAATATCTCACTTGACCCTCATCAAGAACCAACATCTTTCTCCAAGcaattgcatttatttattaatgtatGTATGTACACAGGGGTTTCCTATCCTCCCCCCACCTTCAGGTGAATGATAGAAGGCTTCCCACTTTGTTTTGGCTAAATAAGTCCCTGACttctaaagctaaaatttgtAGCTTGATAAAATGAAAAGGTAGCAACATGTAGCCCCTTCAGCTCCCCTCAAGCCTCCCTTCCTTCTCTGGCCTCCTTTCTGGACTAAGGTTTTTAATAAGGTAAATGGCTCATGACTCGTTAGAAATAGCAATCTCCCATTTCCTACACTAGCATCAGGAaggatttgtaaaaaaatttcatttggaTTTGATCTTATATGAGATCTGGGAGGAAGCATCCACCACTGGAATAAATTGCAGCTAACGCATATAAAGATTATGATTTTAATATTTCCTACCTTCGTATTTAACCATGaacagaaaaggaaagaaagaaatacccaattccCCTAAAgagcaaaaacaaaattgaaaatactccAATTCCTCCTATTCCAAACACAACGAGAGgtagagagactgagagagagagagagagagaaagagagagagactgaaaaTATTTGGATGTGTGTGACTTTTTCAGAATCAACTTGGCGCATCTGCTAATATGAGGCCAAATTTGGAACGTATCTTGCCATGTGGTGCAGAAATATAGCACACGCCAAATAATGCAGGGCCCACTTTTGACCACAACCACAGACCAGCTCCACATCAATGCTCAGGTATCAGCCTTGATTTActtttcaaagaaaaagagtctattgagaaaaaatacaaagaaagagagagaatctacCTGACACGCCTGAGATATTCTAATCCATCTTCTGGAGGACCAGAATCGAAATCGGGTTCTCCTTCAACCAAAAAGGCAGGTTTCTGAATGCTTGCATAATCTTCATCACTGTCATCATCTTCACTGCACTCTTCTTCTGGACCTGTGTAGCCATCTTCACCACTAACTATGTGACTACATGCAGGATCCAAAGGAGACAGACTTTCTGTTTCCATATTCTCCATCTTTTTAATATCACTATCCATATTTTCAGGACATGCTTCCCCTGAAAGCATCATAAAATTTTAGCAATGTCACATAGTCCTGAAAACCAAAATGTCTTGTCTAGAGGAAATACAGGGAAATGAAGTGTTCAACTCTTGACATTTATGCAACTAACAGTGAACAGGTAAATAATCTGCAATTCATCTATGAATTAGACAAACAATTGAGCTCACTTTATTACTTTTCCTTTACAAAAGAATGTAACATATTATCATCCACATGACCAAAGTATGTTTTCTAGAAACCAAAACCTAAATCTTCCAATATCAATGTACAAGACTGTACACAAGCAGTATACTACAACCATAATGTTCCCAAATGTACAAATCAAGGGATCTATGTGGGAAATGTTGTATGTTGCACATAAGGTCTTCTGCAGATTCCTGTAGGCCATTCTTCAAAGCACGAAGATGTGATTTGTTCCCCTTGCAGCAACCACGCCTGTGCACAATAGAATTAGAACCATCAAATCGACACAATTAGGGCCAACTACCAAGTGAGAAAGGGTGAATGAAGAAAAGCTCTTAGAAATGTCTATGACTCTCAACATGTttttaagagggaaaaaaatactGACAGTGTCTTTCAGGAAAGAGGAAAATCTCAGAGAAAGACTAACTTTCTTAGCATACGCAGACCAAAAACAAGCTGGTTATGCACAATAAATGGTGTGCGAGCAATTGCATAATTAAGAGAATGGGATACAAGAATGGAAAGAGAAGGGGATtgttcataaaaatataaaatcaccATGACATTGTCatgatcaaagaaaaaataaatgtcaaAGATCCTAAACAGTAacctgcttttttttttttttttttaaagtgaaaacAGAACCCAAAAgatattttgagaaatgaaCCAATTACAAAACTTGAGCAGCAGCaagaagtaaatgcaaaaatgAAGCCACTAGAAACCCTAATAAAGATCCAAATACTTTGACAAAGACCTCTGGAATTAGCACATCAATTTGGCTACACTTTATGGATTAAATCAAGCAGAAGGTAGATTCAAAACATGAACAATGCAGCTTTTGGTTCCAGTCTCACAATGAGCACTCCATGGCTCACCTGACAAGGTGAAGTAAATCCAGTTCACCTTAAACTCaacctccccccaccccccccccccccaaaaaaaaaaaaagaaaaagaaaaagaaaaagggcagCCAGTTCTAAAACTTGTTTTGAACACCTAAGTACTTCAATTTATACCTCTGTTTTGATGGAAAACATTTTTCTGGAAAATGACTTGTTTTCCTATATTCAGTCATAACCTTGAAAATAAGGCAGGAAACATTTCTTGTTGTTTGGCACGCATGGAAAACCGTTCATATTTTTTGTAATCCAATATCCAATTAACTATCTGAACAAAGACTTTCATCcaaaaataagaagagagagactccaaacaggaaaaaaaaaaaaaagcttcttttatttttgggagcCTCAAGCCAACACACCACCcctcccccccctccccccccaaaaaaaaaaaaaatctacaggAAAATTTAAGTAGGGAAGCAATTAGTTTGAGCAAAAAAAGGTTATTTGGGGAAAAATCAGTTGTCGGTCAACGACGGTCAAGGATCAGACCATGGAGAGAAAGGGTGCAAAGATAAGAGAGACCACACATCCTTTGAAGAGCTTTTTTGCGGAGTGTAGTTTATTCATGGGGGCCCATTGAGTATATACCATTCCATAAAACGTTTTAAGTCCTAAAAAGTATTTTTACCGtcgatttgaattttttcatcaTACTAAACACCAAAAGAATGTGGAATTTCTGCCAAAACAAATGGAGTGTGTGTTACCAAGAAGACATATCATTGTGGAAGGTAGAATGGAACTGGTTACCAGTTATATGGTACACCAATTACCCAGAACACAATCTGATGGAGAATGCTGCTTACATCTCTTATGGATAGCCAAATTAGAAGGTAGAATGTTGATTACAGATAACATGCATAACAGCCCATTTGATTGCAATTCTCAAAATATACTCTCTTCTTGAAATAAGCCAGGAAAAAAATTGCTACGTGATTAATTGAAATATATAATGATGACtaattaaaagacaaaatgaACTGGAGGTAGAAgggatttaaaataaaaaataaaaaatccataggacaacaaaactaataaaaaagaaagggatttgaaagcaatcaaacacaaactacACAGGTATGTTTTTACTCAAACAAAAGGATGCCCAATGCAATCAAACAGATTGCATACAAGGGGCTTAAACTTCCAGCATGTTCAGGATACAAGGGGCCCAAACTTCTACATGTTTCATAGATCCCTTGCCTAAGCATCGTGTTGAAACCAACTACACAAGCAAAAGTAAATATAGGACCACTGGATGGCCTCAAAACCAGGTGATATTCCTTTGCATCAATTTAATATCACAACAGATTTAATTTAGAATAAAGGTTTTCCAAGAAAATTAAAGGCAATGCAGGAAATTCTTTTAACATCAAATGGAAACTAATATATTAGTATACCTTACAACAATACAGTAGAGAACGATATCTAAGAAtatttagaaggaaaaaaaaaacttaggccTTCAAGAGCAAGCTATGTTCCTTTACATTACATAGAGAAGAAAGATTATCTCATGCATgctttttttaaattaactgTGTTCCCAATTTTGAGCAACCATTAGATTTTAGACATCTAAGGTCATCTCTTGAACATGGCTTGTAATGCTTTTATCAgtatagaaagaaaagaagaaccAAGTGCACATTCTTGATGCTGCCatgaataaattttcttttaaaagtgTGCTGCCAGGAATACATTATATCGCATATATTTACTTTAACCTCTAAATGTTTTTAGACAATTAATCACAAACTGTACCACAATCTGGTACAACTCTTCAAGCTAGTGAATTTTCACTGACATGATTATATTGCATGGAAACCACAATCCTCGCAATTCTTCAAGCCAGCAAAATTGGCAATGATGGCATAGACTCTTCCAAACAATAAAGACTTCAAATGACACAAGATACAAGAAAGGAATTCTATGATTTATTGGGGAATTAATACAAAGATCCACATCAAAAAGTTCATTCATCATGGTTTgcaccaatcaaataaaattctatGAACTAAAAATCCATAAGTAACaacaaagaaagtgaaagaaataacaaaacttACTGAGAATAGGAGAAGCCCCTGCCTTCATCCCGAGGCGGTTTCGAGGATCAAAATTCACGCGGACATGCTTAGAGCTGGCCAGGTCTTCATACTCCCTTGCCACGACAGCCCCAAGCCCATTGTATATCTCTTTCCAAATCTTGCGCTGCTCTGCAATGTTTGCAAACCTCAAGGCCTCCATTTCCTTCCTCGAGTATACCTTCTTGGTTCCATCACCACTCTTCTTTGTTTCACCACTCACAAGAACATTCTTAGGCCTCCCTCCTCCATTCATCTCCAAAGCCTTTTTCGCCCTTCTACGTGACCGCTTCGCCTTCTTTCCATCCATTTCTTGCTTCCCATTCTTGTTCCCTTTCTTCTCTGCAGCACATTGATCATTCACTTCAATCAATGCCGTTTCATCAATCACTTCAATCTTCAAAGAACCCTCAAAATCAGAGACCTTTTCAGCATTGGTTTTATCTTCAGCCATCAACGCAACTTCAAGCTCCTTCAaaagtttcttctttttcacttcCAAGAGACTTTCAGGTTCCAATTTTTTCCCCAACTTATCTTCATTCCCTTCAATAGCAAAGTCCTTCTCTTCTTTGCCGGCAGAACCAGAAACCAAGATTCCATCGTCAATCttttcaacaaaatcaaacttttCTTGCTTGGCCTCGCCATCAGAGACAACACCCACCTCGCAATTCTCATTCTTTGGCTCTTCTTGGCCAAAATCCTCAACCTTTCTCACAAAAGAGCCACACCCAGAAGGCAAAGAATCCAACACATTTGGACTAGTTTCAGCAGCGGAAGAAAAACCCAGTTCTTGATTTTGTTCATTGATTATTATCTCAGAAGAAGGAGCTTCAGAATGAGAAGAACACTTGGGTTTCTTGGAGTCGGAGAGGAAACTCAAGTTGTTGGTGTTGTTGTCGTTGTCGTTGTCAGATACATGTTGCTCAAGTTCTTCCACTTCCTTGGGATTGGTACAGGGTTTTGGCGGTGACTGTGGTGGAGGTACACTCTGTTGTTTGTCTCCAGTATCAGAGATTCTTCGTTTGAATCCAACGCAAGTATCAGAATCCATATCAAAATGCCAAAACTgtaacacagagagagagagagagagagagagagaaagagagagatagacagAGAGAGACAGAGCTTTTGGTTTGTTTTCAATGTCTAGAGTCTTGAAGGGGTTTTGCTTTAACCCCTTTATATACAAGCTCTGAATGATCGCACCTGACACGTTTGGCTTGCACGTGCGGGTGATTGCGCACTACGGGTGTGGAGTTTGAAcggtagagtttttttttttttttttaattgcaaatgATCAATTTGAAcattaattttccttttaaaatagACTAAATAATAACAGGTCATGATCAAAAGGAGTTCTAGAATTTGAACATCCTGtaatattttatagttttttttttttgggtaaatataggacaaaaaaataaaatttaaactttattGATACTTATTTTCGCAACACATTTTCTACCAATCCGATTTAACCGAGTTTGACCTATGGACCCAATTCATGTATCATCTATttatatctatactactatttaagggacATTTTCTATTTTGACTCCTAATTTTGTATatccaaaataccctcaaattttTTCCTGTTTGGACTCGTAATAGGGTTAGATATGTAAAATAATATCttaaaaactcctaaattttagctaaattgaaaaaaaaaattacaatttcacGTTTTATACTTTAGATTTGgtcctaaattttagattttcaaaaaaaaaaaaaaacggccCAAACTTTCCACTAAGACACATTCTAAAAAAAGACTTTCCACTAAGAcacgatttttttttctttttcaagacTTACggattccttttattttttctttttctttttttctattaatatatctaaatttcaaaattttgacactttctttttttctaacaATTAGTGTATACACAACCGACTCatctttttcctaaaaattagcatacaccatatttatttaaatatttggcacatgtATCTTTTTAGTTTCTTAGCATACACCATATTTTTCTGGATTGTCTCAACTTTTTGCTCACTTCATCATCATTTCCAATTTCAAAAAGGTTTGTTTCCTTTGACATGttgaaattattattgtaaGGGTTTGGCTTAGGTATAAACAGGTTGTTATCTTCTACTAGCCTCTAAGCAGTG of the Quercus robur chromosome 10, dhQueRobu3.1, whole genome shotgun sequence genome contains:
- the LOC126701922 gene encoding uncharacterized protein LOC126701922; the protein is MDSDTCVGFKRRISDTGDKQQSVPPPQSPPKPCTNPKEVEELEQHVSDNDNDNNTNNLSFLSDSKKPKCSSHSEAPSSEIIINEQNQELGFSSAAETSPNVLDSLPSGCGSFVRKVEDFGQEEPKNENCEVGVVSDGEAKQEKFDFVEKIDDGILVSGSAGKEEKDFAIEGNEDKLGKKLEPESLLEVKKKKLLKELEVALMAEDKTNAEKVSDFEGSLKIEVIDETALIEVNDQCAAEKKGNKNGKQEMDGKKAKRSRRRAKKALEMNGGGRPKNVLVSGETKKSGDGTKKVYSRKEMEALRFANIAEQRKIWKEIYNGLGAVVAREYEDLASSKHVRVNFDPRNRLGMKAGASPILREACPENMDSDIKKMENMETESLSPLDPACSHIVSGEDGYTGPEEECSEDDDSDEDYASIQKPAFLVEGEPDFDSGPPEDGLEYLRRVRWEAAQIPKVKVAKLDRSKFSKEQSVYMPQIPNIAECPDHLLPLKQWEDAFLADFTELRLALSHLEGSDENISGKLQPAFVVNEKCHSGQQFQDMVFENFDNLVTETVHSKQPRDCSGSQTSIDQPSFLTVEDQASSLPSEHSGPKTSADESSGPLLSEILRMDSLARVSTLRKRISLVENMNTLSRNDCVWLFTLCAVVDTPLDADTCASLRGLLRKCATVRAAKSELDDEVVMLNILATVAGRYFGQSGS